The sequence below is a genomic window from Rudanella lutea DSM 19387.
TGTAACTTCTACCTCGATGGGCATCATGCCAAAATTACCCCCCAGTGGTCTGTACGGCCTATTTACACCGACAAGAACACTATCAGCGATTACAAAGGGGAGTTTCTGTTGCAGGCTCAAATTTACCTGTAACCCATTTTTCACAAACGCATCGTATTCCAATTAACCAATAAAACCTTATTTCTCCCATGGTATCAGAACCAACAACCGCTAAGGCCAGCAGCACCCGCACGCTTGTGAGCGTTATCGGGGCATCGTCTGTCGGGACGCTCATTGAGTGGTACGACTTTTACATCTTCGGCTCACTGGCCACGGTGCTGGCCACCAAATTTTTCCCCGAAGGCAACCCAACAGCCGCTTTCCTTTCTACACTGGCTACGTTTGCCGCCGGTTTTGTGGTGCGTCCGTTCGGGGCCCTGTTTTTCGGGCGGCTGGGCGACCTCATCGGCCGGAAATACACCTTCATGGTTACCCTGATGCTGATGGGGGGCGCCACGTTTGCCATCGGCCTGATTCCGAGTTACGAAACCATTGGCTTTCTGGCCCCGCTGCTGGTATTGATCCTACGTTTGCTGCAGGGGCTGGCGCTCGGGGGCGAATATGGCGGTGCTGCCACCTACGTAGCCGAGCACTCACCAGCCGACAAGCGCGGCTTCTGGACCTCGTGGATTCAGATTACTGCCACTGCGGGTTTGTTTGTATCGCTGATCGTGATTCTGATCACCCGCACCTCGATGAGCAAAGAGGCTTTCGATGATTGGGGCTGGCGGGTGCCGTTCTGGGTGTCAGTCCTGATGGTGTACGTATCGTTCATTATCCGGCGCAACATGAGCGAGTCGCCCCTGTTTGCCAAAGCGAAGGCCGAGGGCAAAACGTCGACCAATCCGCTTAAAGAAAGCTTTGGCAATAAGTACAACTTCAAGTTTGTGTTGTTGGCCCTGTTTGGTGCCACCATGGGGCAAGGCGTAGTTTGGTACACGGGGCAGTTTTACGCCATGAGCTTCATCAAAACGGTGTGTAACGTCGACGCCATTCAGGCCGATAGCCTCATGAGTGTAGCCCTGCTGATGGGTACTCCTTTCTTTATCGTGTTTGGCTGGCTGTCCGACAAAATCGGCCGGAAAGGCATCATGCTCGTAGGTATGCTGGTAGCTCTGCTTACGTATCGCCCTATTTACGAACGGATGTACCAAACCACCAACGTGGCTAATAAACAGGAGGTAGCCGCTGCCACCACCGTCGACTCGGTGGTAACGGCCGACCCCAAAGTAGCGGGCCTGTCGATTATGACCAAGACCGTGAAAAAAGAGTACACCGACGGCACCAAACTAACCGAAGTCACGAAGCTCAAAATGCCGAGCGATCCCGCTGCCGAACCAGCTAAACCAGAAATCAAGAAAACGCTGACCCTCAACGACAGCGACCGCTGGACGCTCATCTGGCTCGTGTTTATCCAGGTGATTTACGTAACACTGGTGTATGGTCCTATTGCGGCCTTCCTCGTCGAGATGTTCCCCACCAAGATTCGGTACACATCCATGTCGCTGCCATACCACATTGGCAACGGGGTATTTGGCGGTCTGCTGCCAGCGGTGGCTACCTACCTCGCTACGGGTGCTAAAGACGCCAACATAGCGGCCGAAAAAGCCGGTGCGGCCCTACCCTACGCAGCACCGTACCTCGAAGGCCTCTGGTACCCGATTATTGTGGCAGCTGTAAGCTTCGTGATTGGCGTACTGTACATCAAAAACCGGCCATCGGCGGCTGACTAACTAACCCTTACCCGTTGGCGGGCTAACTACACCCGCCAACGCCCTAATCATTCAAAAAAACAGCATAAACCGTTTAAAGACATGGACGCAATCAAACGAATAATGGGTGTTGTATGGCTTGGCCTGGCCGCAGTGTGTGGCTACTACGGCCTTACCGCCTTTGGGTTACCCAAACTATCGACGGGTAAACAGGAAGATCTCGTGTTTGGCATCATCATCGTATTTGTCTTGATGCCGATTATCGTGGGAGGTCTGGCTACGTTTGGGCTGTACGCACTTCAGGGCGAGTACAGCGACGGGGCCAGCCGAAATGAGTAGGGTTTCTGGCTAACCGTCAGAAAATCGGATTGGAAGATACAGGCAAACGCTGCACCCGACTGGGTGCAGCGTTTCTATCCCGACCCGACCTTCAGCGCTTGTTCTACTCACCGTAACTTGTCATGAAAACGAAGCGGCTACTTTTCATCAGTCTCCTGTTTGCAGTACTCCTCAACGAACCAGTACTATCAATTGTGAACCAGCCCCGGTTGCTGGCCGGGATTCCGCTCACGTATGCCTATATTTTGCTGGTTTGGGGGCTGATGATTATCGTACTCGTGGCTGTTTTAAATAAACACCAGAACACCGACGACTCGCCCCACGCCGATGAATAGCCTTATTCTCCTCTTCGTATCGGCGGGGTACCTGTGTCTGCTCTTTGTGATTGCCGACATTGCCGAGCGCCGAAGTCGCACCGGCCGGAGTCTGGTCAATAATCCGTACATCTATTCGCTGTCGCTGGCGGTGTACTGCACCGCCTGGACGTTCTACGGCAGCGTGGGCCGGGCCGCCGAACAGGGCGTCCAATTCCTGCCGGTCTACATCGGCCCAACACTCACCGCTCCGCTCTGGTGGATTATCCTGCGCAAGATTATCCGAATCTGCAAGCAACAGCGCATCACCAACATTGCCGATTTTATCTCGGCCCGCTACGGCAAAAGCCGGGGGCTGGGGGTCTTTGTCACGGTTCTCTGCCTGGTGGGTATTATTCCCTACATTTCGATTCAGATCAAGGCCATATCGGGCAGCCTATCCGTGCTCTCGGGCAGAACCGATGGGTACGACGAAAGCCTTTTCCTGACCGACCCTGCCTTTTACACCACCCT
It includes:
- a CDS encoding MFS transporter — protein: MVSEPTTAKASSTRTLVSVIGASSVGTLIEWYDFYIFGSLATVLATKFFPEGNPTAAFLSTLATFAAGFVVRPFGALFFGRLGDLIGRKYTFMVTLMLMGGATFAIGLIPSYETIGFLAPLLVLILRLLQGLALGGEYGGAATYVAEHSPADKRGFWTSWIQITATAGLFVSLIVILITRTSMSKEAFDDWGWRVPFWVSVLMVYVSFIIRRNMSESPLFAKAKAEGKTSTNPLKESFGNKYNFKFVLLALFGATMGQGVVWYTGQFYAMSFIKTVCNVDAIQADSLMSVALLMGTPFFIVFGWLSDKIGRKGIMLVGMLVALLTYRPIYERMYQTTNVANKQEVAAATTVDSVVTADPKVAGLSIMTKTVKKEYTDGTKLTEVTKLKMPSDPAAEPAKPEIKKTLTLNDSDRWTLIWLVFIQVIYVTLVYGPIAAFLVEMFPTKIRYTSMSLPYHIGNGVFGGLLPAVATYLATGAKDANIAAEKAGAALPYAAPYLEGLWYPIIVAAVSFVIGVLYIKNRPSAAD
- a CDS encoding DUF6814 family protein; translated protein: MDAIKRIMGVVWLGLAAVCGYYGLTAFGLPKLSTGKQEDLVFGIIIVFVLMPIIVGGLATFGLYALQGEYSDGASRNE